A genomic region of Catalinimonas niigatensis contains the following coding sequences:
- a CDS encoding S1/P1 nuclease — protein sequence MIRSFTTLFTALLLTLQLPAFGWGQIGHRVIGQIAEWHLNKRTAKKISQILDPHSLAMVSTWMDEIRSDSTYDYTNTWHWVTIPEGKQYDQSKQEATGDAYAVVNQIIAELKSDTLSAQQEEEHLKMLVHLVGDLHQPLHVGTGEDRGGNDVRVQWMGEPSNLHRVWDSDMIDGKQLSYTELAQHLNRRATERLVQQWQSASTEQWLQEAMELRPSVYNLPDNQRIGYEYSYTNYPLVEEQLLLAGIRLAGILNEIYS from the coding sequence ATGATCAGAAGCTTTACTACCTTATTTACTGCTCTATTGCTCACACTGCAACTACCTGCCTTCGGCTGGGGGCAGATCGGACATCGGGTGATTGGACAAATTGCCGAATGGCATCTCAACAAGCGTACTGCTAAAAAAATCAGTCAAATTCTGGATCCTCACTCCCTGGCGATGGTAAGCACCTGGATGGACGAAATCCGCTCCGATTCCACTTATGACTATACCAATACCTGGCACTGGGTCACCATTCCTGAGGGCAAGCAGTACGACCAAAGCAAACAGGAGGCTACCGGTGACGCGTATGCGGTGGTCAACCAGATCATTGCCGAGCTCAAAAGTGATACTTTATCTGCTCAACAGGAAGAAGAACACCTTAAGATGCTGGTGCATCTGGTGGGCGACTTACACCAACCTCTGCATGTGGGTACCGGCGAAGACCGAGGCGGCAATGATGTACGTGTACAGTGGATGGGCGAACCTTCCAACCTGCATCGGGTCTGGGATAGTGATATGATTGACGGCAAGCAGCTGAGTTACACCGAACTGGCGCAACACCTCAACCGCCGTGCTACCGAAAGGCTGGTGCAGCAATGGCAATCTGCCTCCACTGAACAGTGGCTGCAAGAGGCCATGGAATTACGACCCTCAGTTTACAATCTTCCTGATAATCAACGCATTGGGTATGAGTACTCGTATACTAATTATCCTCTGGTAGAAGAACAATTGCTGTTGGCAGGTATACGTCTTGCCGGTATACTTAATGAGATTTATAGCTAA